From a region of the Sminthopsis crassicaudata isolate SCR6 chromosome 6, ASM4859323v1, whole genome shotgun sequence genome:
- the LOC141546289 gene encoding olfactory receptor 5p57-like: protein MFGNNCTAVTEFILLGLTDDPTLRVILFVLFLVVYGVTLIGNLTLIILIRISSQLHTPMYLFLSHLAFVDIEISSSVTPLMLMNYLKDITLITLPGCLTQLCWGATFGTAECFLLAVMAYDRYMAICNPLLYSIKMTPKVCTLLLITSYVGGSLNAWIFTGCLLNRSFCGANKINHFFCDYSPLLKLSFSEDNLAEILPPASAGLILMITVFIIMISYVYILFSVVKISSTEGRSKTFSTCTSHLTAVTLFYGTLILIYVMPKSSYSSDENKVISVFYSVMIPMLNPLIYSLRNNEVKEALRKLINRKDFFS, encoded by the coding sequence GTTGTCTATGGAGTCACATTAATTGGTAACCTTACTTTAATCATATTGATCAGAATTAGCTCCCAGCTTCATACTCCAATGTACCTTTTCCTCAGTCACTTGGCTTTTGTGGATAttgaaatttcctcatctgtcacacCTCTCATGCTCATGAATTACCTTAAGGACATAACTTTAATCACTTTGCCAGGGTGTTTGACCCAATTGTGTTGGGGAGCCACCTTTGGGACAGCTGAGTGCTTCCTGCTGGCTGTGATGGCTTATGATCGGTATATGGCTATCTGTAATCCCCTACTCTACTCCATCAAGATGACTCCTAAGGTCTGTACTCTATTACTCATCACATCCTATGTGGGTGGTTCTTTGAATGCTTGGATCTTTACTGGTTGCTTATTGAATCGGTCCTTCTGTGGAGCCAATAAGATCAATCATTTTTTTTGTGATTATTCACCACTTTTGAAactttccttctctgaagatAATCTTGCTGAAATTCTTCCTCCTGCCTCTGCTGGATTAATACTTATGATCACAGTGTTCATTATCATGATTTCTTATGTGTACATCCTCTTTTCTGTCGTGAAGATAAGTTCTACTGAGGGGAGATCCAAAACTTTCTCAACTTGTACCTCCCATCTCACAGCAGTCACTCTGTTCTATGGTAcccttattttaatttatgtgaTGCCTAAGTCTAGCTATTCATCAGATGAGAATAAAGTGATTTCTGTTTTCTACAGTGTAATGATTCCCATGTTGAATCCCCTAATCTACAGTTTAAGGAATAATGAAGTAAAAGAAGCCCTAAGGAAACTGATTaataggaaagattttttttcatga